The following proteins are co-located in the Echinicola sp. 20G genome:
- a CDS encoding glycosyltransferase — MKILLVSIGTRGDMEPFLAIGQMLKQKGHEVVAVFPGQFEGLALDAGLEFRSLGNEFLDLLESKEGKLALGGGGSLWKKIPAFFRLTLKYTRINKQLIMRQYETVKAEGPDRILRHAKAVYPVLWELENPEKTVLISPVPYIVHTVKDRAHIAFSGSYGKVINKLTYWIALAGLIQTIKKSAKWIHKRYSTQAVRSAVLSTKTVYTISPQLFSRPDYWSAYVKVLGYQERKGNVNGNIDKGLEAFIAKHEKLLFVTFGSMTNPDSEGKTKVLLEVIHHLKIPTVINTAAGGLLKPEQYDPNLVCFITQVPYDYILPKMYAMVHHGGSGTTHLSLKHGCASMIVPHIIDQYMWNEVLNNVGVGPKGMEIGKFKTKYLLPKLKDLWENEAYKAKAKEIAIKMEQENFGEEICRFILSD; from the coding sequence ATGAAAATCCTATTAGTATCCATTGGTACCCGAGGTGATATGGAGCCGTTTTTAGCTATTGGGCAGATGCTTAAGCAAAAGGGGCATGAAGTGGTGGCTGTTTTTCCCGGTCAATTTGAAGGCCTTGCTTTGGACGCTGGTTTGGAATTCCGATCCTTGGGAAATGAATTTTTGGATTTGCTGGAAAGCAAAGAGGGGAAGTTGGCTTTAGGTGGTGGAGGGTCATTATGGAAAAAAATCCCTGCCTTTTTCCGTTTGACCTTGAAGTACACCCGCATCAACAAGCAATTGATCATGCGGCAATATGAAACGGTTAAGGCCGAAGGACCTGACAGGATTCTTAGGCATGCAAAGGCGGTATATCCTGTACTTTGGGAATTGGAAAATCCAGAGAAAACGGTGTTGATAAGTCCAGTGCCCTATATTGTGCACACCGTAAAAGATCGGGCGCATATCGCATTTTCGGGAAGCTACGGGAAAGTTATCAACAAACTAACGTATTGGATTGCATTGGCCGGTTTGATTCAAACGATCAAGAAGAGCGCTAAGTGGATCCATAAGCGATACAGTACCCAAGCAGTAAGATCAGCTGTCCTATCTACCAAAACCGTTTACACCATTTCGCCACAACTTTTCTCCAGACCTGATTATTGGTCAGCTTATGTGAAAGTACTGGGGTACCAAGAGCGAAAGGGCAATGTCAATGGGAATATAGATAAGGGCTTGGAAGCTTTTATAGCAAAACATGAAAAGTTACTTTTTGTAACTTTTGGTAGCATGACCAACCCAGATTCTGAGGGGAAAACCAAGGTGCTGTTGGAAGTTATCCACCATTTGAAAATCCCAACAGTTATCAACACAGCTGCTGGAGGATTACTAAAGCCTGAGCAATATGATCCGAATTTGGTTTGCTTTATCACGCAAGTGCCTTATGATTATATCCTTCCAAAAATGTACGCCATGGTCCATCACGGTGGTTCCGGGACGACCCACTTGTCCTTGAAGCATGGGTGTGCCTCCATGATCGTTCCACATATTATCGACCAATACATGTGGAATGAGGTTTTGAATAATGTGGGAGTTGGTCCAAAAGGGATGGAGATAGGTAAGTTTAAGACCAAGTATTTGTTGCCCAAACTGAAGGACTTGTGGGAAAATGAAGCCTATAAAGCCAAAGCAAAGGAAATTGCCATTAAAATGGAGCAGGAAAACTTCGGGGAAGAAATATGTCGTTTTATTTTAAGTGATTAA